The Sparus aurata chromosome 12, fSpaAur1.1, whole genome shotgun sequence sequence GCCAACCTGCAACTTTAAGATGGCAAGCCATTTCTGATATACGGAGTTGTGAGATTTAACTTGGCATAGCTTGAAACACACTACTACTAACCAATGCCGTCGCTTTTTACAGGCATATGAGCGTTTTCTGTTATTTAACACAGTCCGTGTGCAGACCAGGCTATTACTGTGGAGTACAGCATGTCTTTTTGTCACCTTGGCTGGGAAAAGAACCCTCATGCTATGTAATGAATGTAGACAGTTCGAGCCTGCAACTAATGCCATACATATGTCAGCCTACAGGCTGGACATGAAATAAACTGCATACATAATGAATAAGGCTAGTGTGCTTACCTGTGACTCTTGGAGTTACCGACTTCACCACACGTCCAGTCTCTCACGCAAGACAgttgtttcttctttgtgtttgacCGACGGTTAGCGCGGGCgacatggcggcgcacttccgcCACCTACTGACTGGAGTCTTGTTTACATTAAGTCGGAGCTATATAAAGAAACCAcgaaaaaacagaaatattactTTTACCCTTTTCAAACACAGATGACACAATTCTGATTCGATGTGGAAATAATGCAAAACAAAGGGATTAGAATTTGCCGATTACACAAGCCTGCCGGCCACCGTACAATCCGTTTTCTCGCGATATTtcacagagagcgagaggaaaAAAAGCCGAAGCTACGATGCTAATGGGTTTTTAGCTCTGTGTACTAACAGTGTCTCTTCCAGCTAGATGGAGAAGAAAATGCCTTACAGTTATTAAGGTACAGTAAAGTCTGGTCGCtgtgaaatacattttgtatatgCCTGTATGCGCGTCGTGGTAGTTAGTTGTGCTGTATCATCCCTTTGGTTAGCTTGCAATGTAGTGAAAGGATCTCGGCTAACGTTAGAGTCTGTATCATCGGTGCAATTATTGCTCGTTTTAACCCATAACGCTAATATTGTACTGTTTGTCAGTCTACCAGTTTCATTTGGTATCTTACTGGGGCTAATTAGGCTAAATATTGAAGCGACAGAGTGATAAAACGATGAAGATAGATTACTTGAATCACTGCCTGCCTTCACTGTTCAGCTGTTTCCTCCTTTAGTGAGACGTAGTTTGGGCCCTGTCTTATTGAAGTTCTAgaaagtgtctctctctctctgtgtttgtgtgtgtgtgtgtgttttcctcattaGCTCTGTCAGATGATAAACATATTATCTTCTTTTCTaatattctgttttctttgtcatatgTAAGGAAGGCTTTCCAGAGAGGCTGAGACTGGGAGCACTTCCTGCAGTCACCTCCCCGACCATCCTTCTCAGAGTGTTTTTGAAGATGTAGCCAAGAGTGAAGTGGGTCATCTCTGCAGTACCTTGCCATTCCTGCCCAGGCACAGTCAGTGACTTCTCACTGCCGACATCACTCTGGAGTACTTTGACCCCTTACCAGGGCTGCCCAGTGCGTGACTCGGCCGTCCTCAGTCAGTCCGTCCCTGGTTGAAGACCCTGCTGTCCTCAGCTATGCTGTTCTCCCTGAGGGAACTGGTCCAGTGGCTGGGCTTTGCCACCTTCGAACTCTTCCTCCATCTACTAGCTTTGCTGGTCTTCAGCATGCTGGTTGCTCTGCGAGCTGACATGTTCACCCCCACGCTGAGCTGGTGGCTGGTGTTTGTCCCCCTGTTTGCTGCTGATGGCCTCAGCACCTACTTCACAGCCATCGTGTCCATCCGTCTTTACCAGGAGAATGAGAAGCGCCTTGCAGTGCTGCGGCTCCTCTGGGTGCTGACTGTGCTCAGCCTGAAGCTGGTGTGCGAGGTGTTGCTGTGCCAGAAGCTGGCAGAGCAGGAGCAAGCCAGAGACCTGTGGTTTGGCCTCATTGTCTCGCCGCTGTTCATTctactgcagctgctgatgatACGGGCATGCCGGGTCAACTAAGGAGAAGCAGTCAGTGGTTGTGCTTTCACATCAGAGGCAACATAGGAACAGAGCAATCTTCATCTGCCACTAGAGATTTAAAGCATAACCATGGTGTAATTTTTCTTTTGGCTTATTGCCACTTTTGGCACTGCCAGCAATTGAGAGCTTTTAGTGCACATGTTCAGATCTCACCACAATCCAGGGTTGTATCATTTGTGTTTCTAATAGCTTCAGAAACACAAATTGCCACTGCTCTCTTGAGTTCTAATGCAGTGTTTCAACAACAAGCATGAATTTGCAATAGCTGCAACGAGATACGAGCAGGCATTTATGCGCCAATGCATTCAAATGCACACAACCTTACTGATGTGGTTAAATTGTATGTATGTCTCTCTACAAAGTTTGGTCCACAGTATGTGCATTTATTTGTAAGTTATTCACCTTTTCTTGATAGGCCCCTCCTGTTGTCATGCCTCCTTTTACACagtccttcacacacacacatacttgaGCTCCACATCAAATTTCTACAAATTAGGTTCACTCTGTGTGGGCCAAACACTAAAATACAAGTACATCCTCAAAGTATTTGGACACCCCTGTTGATGagcatttttattaatttggCCTGGGGTCATTTTTACTCCTTATTTCCAATAAAGGGAAATAAGAAGTTAGTCCGACAACAAAGTTCCAAAGCAAAGTCTGGTGGGAAGTCTGAAACTAGAAGAGTGGAGTCTCTCATAGCAACACCAGTGTTTTTGAAGTAGGAAACAGTCATATAGGAGATTAACTGAGTgaccacatacttttggccatgaAGTGTAAACTTATTGGTATCTGTTGCTACAGCGACCCTTCAGCAAGTTTTTTAATACTATCAGGAATACAAAGAGTAAAAGGGTC is a genomic window containing:
- the tmem203 gene encoding transmembrane protein 203, which produces MLFSLRELVQWLGFATFELFLHLLALLVFSMLVALRADMFTPTLSWWLVFVPLFAADGLSTYFTAIVSIRLYQENEKRLAVLRLLWVLTVLSLKLVCEVLLCQKLAEQEQARDLWFGLIVSPLFILLQLLMIRACRVN